In one Deltaproteobacteria bacterium genomic region, the following are encoded:
- a CDS encoding TolC family protein, which yields MQKIIFFLLSIVLIVPLNAGAEELIKKGDTLDLRQCIEISLKKQPNIVAAMGSVNIYQSRIGQAKANYYPQINWSSNYSRIYSKNATVSPRLSGGSDAYDQYQSNVTLSQNIYDFEKTSTQVKIQNLNLDSSRRDLENVSSQIVFGVKQTYFTVLQAKRNRDVAIETVQQFQQHLDQAKGFFEVGTKPKFDVTKAEVDLSNAKLNLIKGENAHRIARVNLNNAIGIPEAPEYNIVDDFGFQKYQMSFNDALKQAYAGRPDLQSIITKKEASEKTIELQKKGYYPTLSGNAGYGFGGEEFPLDRGWNVGATLTFPLFSGLSTKYQVEEARANLDILRANEESLRQAIHLDVEQAYLNLQQASESISTAELAVRQATENIELANGRYASGVGSPIEVTDALVSHSNVKTAYIAALYDYKVAQASMEKAMGEK from the coding sequence ATGCAAAAAATCATTTTTTTCTTGCTTTCCATAGTATTGATAGTACCTCTCAACGCAGGTGCAGAGGAACTCATAAAAAAAGGCGATACACTCGACCTCCGACAATGTATTGAAATATCCCTCAAAAAACAGCCAAATATCGTTGCAGCGATGGGGAGCGTAAATATTTACCAGAGCAGGATCGGTCAAGCAAAAGCGAATTATTACCCGCAGATCAACTGGTCATCCAATTACAGCAGAATTTACAGCAAAAACGCTACTGTCTCGCCCCGCCTTTCCGGGGGAAGTGATGCCTATGACCAATATCAGAGTAACGTGACGCTGAGCCAGAACATCTATGATTTTGAAAAGACATCAACCCAGGTAAAGATTCAGAATCTGAACCTCGATTCATCCCGAAGGGATCTTGAAAATGTTTCAAGTCAGATCGTTTTCGGTGTTAAACAAACATATTTTACTGTTTTGCAGGCGAAAAGGAACCGGGATGTCGCTATAGAAACGGTTCAGCAGTTCCAGCAGCATTTAGACCAGGCAAAGGGTTTTTTTGAGGTAGGTACGAAGCCGAAATTTGATGTGACAAAGGCAGAGGTCGATTTAAGTAATGCGAAACTGAATCTCATCAAAGGGGAAAACGCTCACCGAATCGCAAGAGTGAATCTTAACAACGCAATCGGTATTCCGGAGGCGCCGGAGTACAACATAGTCGACGACTTTGGCTTCCAGAAGTATCAAATGTCTTTCAATGATGCCCTGAAACAGGCCTATGCCGGCCGACCCGACCTCCAGTCTATCATTACAAAAAAGGAAGCTTCGGAAAAAACTATTGAACTGCAAAAAAAAGGCTACTATCCGACGTTATCAGGTAATGCGGGCTATGGCTTCGGCGGGGAAGAGTTTCCCCTTGATAGAGGATGGAACGTTGGGGCGACACTCACGTTTCCCCTTTTCAGTGGTCTTTCAACAAAATACCAGGTAGAGGAAGCCAGGGCAAATCTGGACATTCTGAGGGCCAATGAAGAGTCTCTGAGGCAGGCAATCCACCTCGATGTGGAGCAGGCATACCTGAATTTACAGCAGGCAAGTGAGAGTATTTCCACTGCCGAACTCGCGGTGCGGCAGGCAACGGAAAACATTGAGCTTGCCAATGGGAGGTATGCCTCCGGTGTGGGCAGTCCTATAGAGGTCACCGATGCCCTTGTATCACACTCCAACGTGAAAACAGCCTATATTGCTGCGCTTTATGACTATAAGGTCGCTCAGGCAAGCATGGAGAAAGCCATGGGCGAGAAATAA
- a CDS encoding efflux RND transporter periplasmic adaptor subunit codes for MKKKIIIGITIVLIILAAGAFFFFNNKENGPKFRTEKVGKGDIKATVTATGTMNAVVTVLVGTQVSGTIKTLYVDFNSPVKKGQILAQIDPATFQAQVEQARANVLLAKANVQKSEAARLDAKRIMERNRVLFARNFIARSDLDTSETNHQSAVAQLSASKAQAEQAKAALDFAEINLRYAKIVSPVDGTVISRNVDVGQTVAASFQTPTLFNIAQDLTKMQIDTNVDEADIGKIKVDQPVEFTVDAYADITFKGKVSEVRSAPTTVQNVVTYDVVVKVDNPDLKLKPGMTANVSIILADKKGVLRIPNAALRFRPAEKGAERGKEALAQKGPGVWVLENRKPKRISVALGISDGNYTEIISDNLKESNEIIVEETGGGKKGNTPPAGPGFIR; via the coding sequence ATGAAAAAGAAAATCATCATTGGTATCACCATCGTCCTTATAATACTGGCAGCAGGCGCGTTTTTCTTTTTTAACAATAAAGAAAATGGCCCGAAATTCAGAACGGAAAAGGTGGGAAAAGGAGATATTAAGGCAACGGTGACTGCGACAGGGACGATGAATGCCGTCGTAACGGTCCTCGTCGGGACACAGGTTTCGGGAACGATCAAGACCCTTTACGTCGATTTCAATTCTCCTGTTAAAAAGGGCCAGATTCTGGCCCAGATAGATCCTGCAACATTTCAGGCTCAGGTCGAACAGGCAAGGGCCAATGTTCTCCTGGCGAAGGCAAACGTACAGAAGTCAGAGGCTGCCCGCCTTGATGCAAAGAGAATCATGGAAAGAAACAGGGTCCTTTTTGCCAGGAATTTCATTGCAAGGAGCGACCTTGATACTTCGGAAACAAATCATCAATCGGCTGTAGCCCAGCTTTCAGCCTCGAAAGCCCAAGCTGAGCAGGCAAAGGCAGCCCTCGATTTTGCGGAGATCAACTTGAGGTACGCAAAGATCGTCTCACCTGTGGACGGGACGGTCATATCAAGAAACGTGGATGTCGGCCAAACAGTAGCCGCAAGTTTCCAAACGCCGACTCTCTTTAATATCGCCCAGGATCTTACAAAGATGCAGATCGACACCAATGTCGACGAGGCGGATATCGGCAAAATCAAGGTTGATCAGCCCGTGGAGTTTACCGTTGATGCATACGCCGATATAACTTTTAAAGGAAAGGTTTCTGAGGTCCGAAGCGCTCCTACCACCGTTCAGAATGTGGTAACCTACGACGTGGTGGTCAAGGTAGACAACCCCGATCTCAAACTGAAGCCGGGGATGACGGCTAATGTCTCGATTATACTGGCGGATAAAAAGGGGGTTCTCAGAATACCCAATGCGGCCCTGAGGTTCAGGCCCGCTGAAAAAGGAGCTGAAAGAGGAAAGGAAGCACTTGCCCAGAAGGGACCCGGTGTATGGGTTCTGGAAAACAGAAAGCCAAAACGAATCAGTGTGGCCTTAGGTATCAGTGACGGGAATTATACCGAAATCATTTCCGATAATTTGAAAGAGAGTAATGAAATAATTGTGGAAGAAACAGGCGGCGGGAAAAAGGGTAACACACCGCCGGCCGGTCCGGGATTTATACGATAA
- a CDS encoding ABC transporter ATP-binding protein — MALIETADLYKIYELGETAVHALDGVSVKIEQGEFVAIMGPSGSGKSTFMNVVGCLDQPTKGQYLLDGIDVGSLNRDELASIRNAKIGFVFQGFNLLPRTSALENVELPMLYNNVSHGERKKRSLEALKTLGLEGREHHNPNQLSGGQQQRVAIARALVNDAPLILADEPTGNLDTKTSIEIMELLVRLNQESHITIVLVTHEPDIATYSRRTIRFLDGRVVSDERKEPVEEKGIMTG, encoded by the coding sequence ATGGCACTGATTGAGACAGCGGATCTATATAAAATTTATGAATTGGGCGAGACTGCCGTCCATGCCCTCGATGGGGTGTCCGTGAAGATTGAACAGGGAGAGTTTGTCGCCATTATGGGTCCGTCGGGTTCCGGAAAATCGACCTTCATGAATGTCGTAGGGTGCCTTGACCAACCAACGAAGGGTCAATACCTGCTTGATGGGATTGATGTCGGCAGTCTCAATCGTGATGAACTGGCGTCTATCAGAAACGCGAAGATCGGTTTCGTTTTCCAGGGGTTCAACCTTCTTCCAAGAACGTCGGCGCTTGAAAATGTGGAGCTGCCAATGCTGTATAATAATGTTTCGCACGGCGAAAGAAAAAAACGCTCCCTGGAAGCCCTGAAAACCCTGGGACTGGAGGGGAGAGAACATCACAACCCTAATCAGCTCTCCGGCGGGCAGCAGCAGCGGGTTGCCATTGCCAGGGCACTGGTAAATGACGCACCCCTTATCCTTGCCGATGAGCCGACGGGAAACCTGGATACAAAGACAAGCATTGAGATCATGGAGCTCCTGGTCAGGCTGAATCAGGAATCGCATATTACAATCGTCCTCGTCACCCATGAACCGGATATCGCAACCTATAGTCGGCGAACCATCCGTTTCCTCGATGGACGGGTCGTCAGCGACGAAAGAAAAGAGCCTGTCGAAGAAAAAGGTATCATGACCGGGTAA
- a CDS encoding acetyl-CoA C-acyltransferase: MKSHPDYGRKAVLIDGCRIPFLRAGTGYRDLMSYDLGRLAISALVKRTRIEPEKIDRVIMGCVIANLATTNVAREAALGAGLPVSIPAFTVTLACVSANVAITTGVDLIRTGQADVVIAGGTESMSDIPICYRKPFRRKLMEAQKYKGMKDYLEFPKGLGFKDLLPEIPAIAEFSTGRSMGEDCDRLAARLQISREEQDRYAVRSHLAAARATVEGILRSEIEPVRVPPDFQPIDKDNGFRGDTSFEKMSSLKPAFVKKYGTVTPGNSSFLTDGAAAVLLMAEDVALSLGFTPKAAIRAYAYTAQDPYEELLLGPAYATPKVLELAGLTLQNIDIFEFHEAFAGQILANLKCLASDDFSRDKLGRSEKVGEVPLEKFNTLGGSLSLGHPFGATGARLVTTAANRLIREDGTFALIASCAAGATGNAIILERWK, from the coding sequence ATGAAATCCCATCCAGATTATGGTCGAAAGGCTGTTCTGATCGATGGCTGCCGTATCCCCTTCCTGAGGGCCGGGACAGGGTACAGAGACCTCATGTCCTACGACCTGGGAAGACTTGCCATAAGCGCTCTCGTCAAACGAACCCGGATCGAACCGGAAAAGATCGACCGGGTTATCATGGGATGCGTGATTGCCAATCTTGCAACGACCAACGTCGCACGGGAGGCCGCCCTGGGCGCAGGTCTTCCCGTTAGCATTCCTGCCTTTACCGTGACGCTCGCCTGTGTTTCCGCCAATGTGGCAATCACGACCGGCGTAGATCTTATCCGCACGGGTCAGGCCGACGTGGTGATTGCCGGGGGAACGGAAAGCATGTCCGATATTCCCATCTGTTACCGAAAGCCCTTTAGACGGAAACTCATGGAGGCTCAGAAATACAAAGGGATGAAGGATTACCTGGAATTCCCCAAAGGGCTCGGTTTTAAAGACCTCCTGCCGGAAATCCCTGCCATTGCCGAGTTTTCTACGGGGCGCTCGATGGGAGAGGACTGTGACCGTCTTGCCGCCCGCCTGCAGATCAGCCGGGAGGAGCAGGATCGTTATGCCGTCCGTTCTCACTTAGCCGCTGCACGTGCAACGGTCGAAGGCATCCTGCGCTCTGAAATAGAACCCGTCCGGGTGCCTCCGGATTTTCAGCCCATAGATAAAGACAATGGCTTCAGGGGTGACACCTCCTTCGAAAAGATGAGCAGCCTGAAACCGGCCTTCGTGAAAAAGTACGGAACGGTAACGCCCGGGAATTCCTCTTTTCTCACCGATGGGGCCGCCGCTGTTCTGCTTATGGCAGAGGACGTCGCCCTGTCGCTTGGGTTTACCCCCAAGGCCGCGATCCGCGCATATGCTTACACGGCCCAGGACCCTTATGAAGAACTTCTTTTAGGACCTGCCTACGCGACACCGAAAGTCTTAGAATTGGCCGGACTCACACTCCAGAATATAGATATCTTTGAATTTCATGAGGCATTTGCCGGACAGATCCTGGCGAATTTGAAATGCCTTGCCTCGGATGATTTCTCCCGTGATAAACTTGGCCGTTCTGAAAAAGTTGGGGAGGTCCCCCTGGAAAAATTCAACACCCTGGGCGGTTCCCTGTCCCTGGGGCACCCCTTCGGGGCTACAGGAGCCAGATTGGTAACGACGGCAGCCAATCGTCTCATCCGGGAAGACGGGACATTCGCCCTCATCGCTTCCTGTGCCGCAGGGGCTACAGGAAACGCAATTATTTTGGAACGCTGGAAGTAG
- a CDS encoding ABC transporter permease, giving the protein MINIPSTLKISLRALRVNKMRSALTMLGIIIGVGAVIAMLAVGTGASERISQQIASIGSNLIIILPGSTTSGGLRMGSGGQPTLTKDDADAILKECSAVQDVAPVLNGAAQVVYSNQNWSTGVYGTTPGMLNIRDWPLASGRPFTEQDVRSATKVCLLGMTVMENLFGSIDPVGQVIRIKKVPFTVIGVLDRKGQSPQGQDQDDTIYIPVTTAQKKIFGTTFPGMVRTIMVKAKSSEDLNAAEKQIIELLRQRHHIGPKKDNDFTVRNLTQIMQVAEQSTKVMTLLLGAIASVSLLVGGIGIMNIMLVSVTERTREIGIRMSVGAKTWDIRLQFIIEALTLSLIGGIIGIIAGVTGSKIIAAFAGWSTIVSLLSIFMAFGFSGLVGIFFGFYPAYKASLLNPIDALRYE; this is encoded by the coding sequence ATGATCAACATTCCGTCGACATTAAAAATCTCCCTCCGTGCACTCAGGGTCAACAAGATGCGCTCGGCGCTTACCATGCTCGGGATTATCATCGGCGTGGGCGCAGTCATTGCCATGCTTGCCGTCGGCACAGGGGCGAGCGAGAGAATATCACAGCAGATTGCGAGCATCGGGAGCAACCTCATCATTATCCTTCCGGGAAGTACAACATCGGGCGGTCTGAGAATGGGATCGGGCGGCCAGCCCACCCTTACCAAGGACGATGCCGATGCCATCCTCAAGGAATGCTCGGCTGTTCAAGATGTGGCGCCCGTCCTCAACGGCGCCGCCCAGGTTGTCTACAGCAATCAGAACTGGTCGACAGGTGTTTACGGGACCACACCGGGTATGCTGAACATCAGAGACTGGCCGCTTGCTTCAGGGAGGCCCTTCACGGAGCAGGATGTAAGGAGCGCCACAAAGGTCTGTCTCCTGGGGATGACTGTTATGGAGAATCTCTTTGGAAGCATAGACCCGGTAGGCCAGGTCATCAGGATAAAAAAGGTCCCCTTTACGGTGATTGGTGTCCTGGATCGGAAGGGTCAGTCCCCGCAGGGGCAGGATCAGGATGATACTATTTACATCCCCGTTACCACGGCACAGAAAAAGATATTCGGGACCACTTTCCCCGGTATGGTCCGTACCATTATGGTGAAGGCAAAAAGCTCGGAGGATCTGAATGCGGCGGAGAAACAGATCATCGAATTGCTTCGGCAGAGGCACCATATCGGTCCGAAAAAGGATAATGACTTTACAGTACGCAACCTGACCCAGATTATGCAGGTGGCAGAGCAGTCGACAAAGGTGATGACCCTTCTTCTGGGCGCCATTGCCTCGGTATCGCTTCTGGTCGGCGGCATCGGGATCATGAACATCATGCTGGTCTCGGTGACGGAACGGACAAGAGAAATCGGAATCAGGATGTCCGTCGGCGCCAAAACCTGGGATATCAGGCTGCAATTCATCATTGAGGCGCTCACCCTTTCTCTGATCGGCGGGATCATCGGAATTATCGCCGGTGTTACCGGCTCAAAAATTATTGCAGCATTTGCCGGCTGGTCCACCATCGTTTCACTGCTCTCCATATTTATGGCGTTCGGCTTTTCCGGACTCGTGGGAATATTCTTTGGATTTTACCCCGCCTACAAAGCCTCTCTTCTCAACCCCATAGATGCCCTGAGGTATGAGTAA
- a CDS encoding pyridoxal phosphate-dependent aminotransferase, whose protein sequence is MRFDIAKGGSGLVYEIRQIVNVANKLKEYGIEVTWENIGDPIHKGEKIPDWMKEVLIEILRDDHSYGYCPTKGVDETREFLADRVNKKGNVQITADDIVFFNGLGDAIARAYSSIRVDARIIMPEPTYSTHLLAEVLHASFPPNTYRMNPYRDWSPDIRELEQKVRSHKAIVGILVINPDNPTGFVHSPETLKQIVDIAKEYNLFLIFDETYINIVYNGKKTVNLADIIEDVPGISMKGISKEFPWPGSRCGWMEVYNIHKDEKFKDYIDTIVNQKMSEVCSTTLPQMAIPKIMTHPEYQKYLDDRIRHYERLSNIAYNSLKDVPYLIVNRSNGAFYMSVVFNEASLNDRQKLPIEQPDIKRYVEKLTSERIEFDKRFVYYLLGSTGICVVPLTSFFTSVPGFRMTLLDRDEDKFEYVMKTLAEKTVEYIESAH, encoded by the coding sequence ATGAGATTCGATATTGCGAAAGGCGGCAGTGGTCTGGTGTATGAAATACGACAGATCGTCAATGTGGCCAACAAGCTAAAAGAGTATGGCATAGAAGTAACCTGGGAAAATATTGGCGACCCCATTCATAAAGGTGAAAAAATACCTGACTGGATGAAAGAGGTTCTCATTGAAATTCTCAGGGACGACCATTCCTACGGATATTGTCCCACCAAAGGCGTGGACGAAACCCGTGAATTCCTCGCAGATCGCGTGAATAAAAAGGGAAACGTGCAGATAACCGCTGACGATATCGTATTTTTTAACGGTTTAGGTGATGCGATCGCCCGTGCTTATAGTTCCATCCGTGTGGATGCACGGATCATCATGCCTGAACCGACGTATTCAACCCATCTCCTGGCGGAAGTTCTCCACGCCTCCTTCCCGCCGAATACCTACCGGATGAATCCGTATCGGGACTGGTCTCCGGATATCCGTGAACTCGAACAGAAAGTGCGAAGCCACAAAGCAATCGTCGGTATTCTGGTTATCAATCCGGACAATCCCACCGGTTTTGTGCATTCTCCGGAGACACTCAAACAGATTGTGGATATTGCCAAGGAGTATAACCTCTTCCTGATTTTTGATGAGACGTATATCAATATCGTCTACAACGGGAAAAAAACGGTGAACCTGGCAGATATCATCGAAGATGTGCCCGGCATCAGCATGAAGGGCATCTCCAAAGAGTTCCCCTGGCCCGGCTCGCGGTGCGGCTGGATGGAAGTGTATAATATTCATAAAGACGAGAAGTTCAAGGACTACATCGATACCATAGTGAACCAGAAGATGTCGGAGGTCTGTTCCACGACATTGCCGCAGATGGCGATTCCGAAAATCATGACCCATCCGGAGTATCAGAAATACCTGGATGATCGTATCCGCCATTACGAAAGACTTTCCAACATCGCATACAATAGTCTCAAGGATGTTCCCTATCTCATTGTGAACAGGAGTAACGGTGCATTCTACATGTCGGTGGTTTTTAACGAGGCATCACTCAATGACAGGCAGAAGCTGCCTATTGAACAGCCTGATATCAAGAGGTATGTTGAAAAGCTGACGTCTGAAAGGATTGAGTTTGATAAACGGTTTGTTTATTACCTTTTAGGTTCCACAGGGATTTGCGTTGTGCCGCTGACGTCTTTCTTTACATCCGTCCCCGGCTTCAGGATGACCTTGCTCGACAGGGACGAGGATAAATTTGAATATGTCATGAAAACCCTCGCCGAAAAAACAGTCGAGTACATAGAGTCTGCACATTAA
- a CDS encoding N-6 DNA methylase, with protein MPNLSLKPTHKVIKTYYSAISNLTQLDLLSEGAVAPAFAALLRHCAHQFQWTLAEQFTLRREKKTIRVDGALIDAFKLIHGVWEAKDTTDDLEKEIAKKFRTGYPKDNILFQAPERIILYQNSQEVFNASITRPEKLIEAIQTFFSWQPPAYEAWERAVEEFKLKVPELGAGLLKLIEKERINNQPFLRAFNTFAALCRQTLNPNLSDQAVEEMLIQHLLTERIFRKVFDTPDFVERNIIAHEIEKVIQTLTSAYFNRKEFLKSLDHFYGAIESAATTIDDFSQKQAFLNTVYEKFFQGFSVKVADTHGIVYTPQPVVDFMVQSVQDILKKEFGRSLSDPGVHILDPFVGTGNFILRIMREIRRSRLTHKYASEIHCNEVMLLPYYIAAMNIEHALYELTGTYQPFPGLCLVDTFELAEAKQSEIFTEENTERILAQQAAPIFVIISNPPYNAGQVNENDNNKNRKYRVMDKRVADTYAKGSKATNKNALSDVYVKAIRWASDRIGDEGIVAFITNNSFIEGIAFDGMRKHLAQDFDAIYVLDLGGNVRKNPKLSGSMHNVFGIQVGVSINLFVRKGNTLPGSIKIHYSRLDEYWRKEQKYDFLDQKQQRMNIEWQEITPDKNHTWLTAGLDNAFGTFLPMGSKGSKTDTEHAVIFEIHGSGVKTNRDTWAYHFRRDELAQNIARMIETYNDHVARWGRLTTKPNVDDFVNNDERKISWSRDLKLDLKRGRFAEFNEDKIRHSLYRPFVKQHLFFDRILNEEVYQMPAIFPDSATEKENRIICVSGIGSTKPFQTLMTCKIPSLDFLEKTQCFPFYTYNEDGTNRRENITDGALAQFREQYGDAALTKWDIFHYIYALLHHPAYRETYAANLRRELPRIPFAPDFRDFARAGAKLADLHIHYEDRPEHPLRWIENPDAPMTYRVEKMKLTKDKTAVIVNDFLTLSGIPPAASEYRLGNRSALEWIIDQYQVSTDPRSGIDNDPNRPDDSQYIIRLIGKIVTVSLETVHLVKTMPALTP; from the coding sequence ATGCCGAACCTGTCTCTTAAACCGACCCACAAAGTTATCAAGACCTATTACAGCGCTATTTCAAATCTGACACAACTCGATCTATTATCTGAAGGAGCCGTTGCTCCGGCTTTTGCCGCTCTCCTCCGGCATTGCGCTCACCAGTTTCAATGGACATTGGCCGAGCAGTTCACCCTCAGACGAGAGAAGAAGACCATCCGCGTGGATGGCGCCCTGATCGACGCCTTTAAGCTGATTCACGGTGTCTGGGAGGCAAAGGACACCACCGATGACCTTGAGAAGGAAATCGCGAAGAAATTCAGGACGGGCTACCCGAAGGACAACATCCTTTTCCAGGCCCCTGAGCGTATCATTCTCTATCAGAACAGCCAGGAGGTCTTCAACGCCTCCATCACGAGGCCGGAAAAGCTCATAGAGGCTATCCAGACTTTCTTTTCCTGGCAGCCCCCGGCGTATGAGGCCTGGGAGCGGGCTGTCGAGGAGTTTAAACTGAAAGTGCCGGAACTGGGGGCGGGGCTTCTCAAACTGATCGAAAAGGAACGGATCAATAACCAGCCCTTCCTCCGGGCCTTTAACACCTTCGCCGCCCTGTGCCGTCAGACCCTCAACCCGAATCTTTCCGATCAGGCTGTAGAAGAGATGCTCATCCAGCACCTCCTGACAGAACGTATCTTCCGGAAGGTCTTTGACACCCCCGATTTTGTGGAGCGCAACATCATCGCCCATGAGATCGAAAAGGTCATCCAGACCCTGACCTCGGCCTATTTCAACCGGAAGGAGTTTCTGAAATCACTCGATCATTTCTATGGGGCCATCGAATCGGCCGCCACCACCATCGACGACTTCTCGCAGAAGCAGGCTTTTCTTAATACGGTTTACGAGAAGTTCTTCCAGGGCTTTTCCGTCAAGGTAGCGGACACCCACGGCATCGTCTACACCCCCCAGCCCGTTGTGGATTTCATGGTCCAATCCGTTCAGGATATCCTCAAAAAGGAATTCGGACGCTCCCTCTCTGATCCCGGAGTACACATCCTCGATCCCTTCGTGGGAACGGGGAATTTCATCCTGCGGATCATGCGGGAGATCAGGCGGAGCCGGCTAACCCACAAATACGCTTCCGAAATTCACTGCAACGAGGTGATGCTGCTGCCCTACTACATCGCCGCCATGAACATCGAGCACGCCTTGTACGAACTCACGGGAACCTATCAGCCATTTCCCGGCCTGTGCCTGGTCGACACCTTCGAGCTGGCGGAGGCGAAACAGAGCGAGATTTTCACAGAGGAGAATACTGAGCGCATCCTGGCCCAGCAGGCGGCGCCCATCTTCGTCATCATCAGCAATCCGCCCTATAACGCCGGGCAGGTCAATGAAAACGACAACAACAAGAACCGGAAATACAGGGTCATGGATAAACGGGTTGCCGACACCTATGCGAAAGGCTCCAAAGCCACAAACAAGAACGCCCTTTCCGACGTCTATGTCAAGGCCATCCGCTGGGCGTCCGACCGGATCGGCGACGAAGGGATCGTGGCCTTCATTACAAACAACAGCTTCATCGAGGGGATCGCTTTTGACGGGATGCGGAAACACCTGGCGCAGGATTTCGACGCCATCTACGTCCTCGACCTGGGAGGTAATGTTCGGAAAAACCCAAAACTCTCCGGCTCGATGCATAATGTCTTCGGCATTCAGGTGGGCGTAAGCATCAACCTGTTTGTGAGAAAGGGCAACACGCTGCCGGGAAGTATAAAAATTCATTATTCCCGACTGGATGAATACTGGCGGAAAGAACAGAAATACGACTTCCTGGATCAGAAACAGCAGCGGATGAATATCGAATGGCAGGAAATTACACCCGACAAAAACCATACCTGGCTCACCGCCGGTCTGGACAACGCCTTCGGGACGTTTCTGCCGATGGGGTCAAAGGGATCGAAGACAGACACTGAACATGCGGTAATTTTTGAAATTCACGGCAGCGGCGTAAAGACGAACCGCGACACCTGGGCATATCATTTCCGGCGGGATGAACTGGCCCAGAATATCGCACGGATGATCGAAACCTATAACGACCACGTCGCCCGCTGGGGCCGTCTGACAACGAAACCCAACGTCGATGATTTTGTAAACAATGACGAACGGAAGATCAGTTGGAGCAGGGACCTTAAACTGGATTTGAAACGGGGCCGTTTTGCCGAATTCAACGAGGACAAAATCCGCCACTCTCTCTATCGCCCCTTTGTTAAACAACATCTTTTCTTCGACCGCATCTTGAATGAAGAGGTTTACCAGATGCCCGCCATTTTCCCCGACTCTGCTACGGAAAAAGAGAACCGTATCATCTGCGTCAGTGGCATCGGCAGTACCAAACCGTTTCAGACATTAATGACATGCAAGATCCCTTCTCTCGACTTTCTTGAAAAGACACAGTGTTTTCCTTTCTACACATACAATGAAGACGGGACAAACCGAAGAGAGAACATCACGGACGGAGCACTGGCGCAATTCAGGGAACAGTACGGCGATGCGGCCTTAACGAAATGGGACATCTTCCACTATATCTACGCCCTGCTCCACCATCCGGCATACCGGGAGACCTACGCCGCCAATCTCCGGCGGGAACTGCCCCGCATCCCCTTCGCCCCGGACTTCCGGGATTTTGCCAGGGCAGGGGCAAAACTGGCGGACCTTCATATCCATTACGAAGACCGGCCTGAACATCCCCTCCGGTGGATCGAAAACCCCGACGCCCCCATGACCTATCGTGTCGAAAAGATGAAACTCACGAAAGACAAGACCGCCGTTATCGTCAATGATTTTCTGACGTTGAGCGGTATTCCGCCCGCCGCCTCCGAATACCGCCTCGGCAACCGCTCCGCCCTGGAATGGATCATCGATCAGTACCAGGTCAGCACCGATCCCCGCAGCGGCATCGACAACGATCCCAACCGCCCCGACGACTCCCAGTACATCATCCGTCTCATCGGCAAGATCGTCACCGTCAGCCTGGAAACGGTGCACCTTGTCAAAACTATGCCAGCATTGACACCTTAA